One window of Acidobacteriaceae bacterium genomic DNA carries:
- the preA gene encoding NAD-dependent dihydropyrimidine dehydrogenase subunit PreA — MPNPTLETTFAGIKCLNPFWLASAPPTNCGEQIMRAFDSGWGGAVWKTIGEPITNVSSRYSSIDYNGTKMMGLNNIELISDRPIEVNLREIAEVKRRYPKHVVIASLMVESKRETWHDIVKRAEGAGADGLELNFGCPHGMSERGMGSAVGQVPEYCQQITEWVKEAARTPVIVKLTPNISDIRMPARAAKRAGADALSAINTINSITSIDLDTFEPRPNVDGKSSHGGYCGPAVKPIALNMVQQVMSDPAAALPMSGIGGIATWSDAAEFILLGAGTVQVCSAAMHYGYRIVEDMADGLLAWMRRKNFATLDDFRGRSLPNVTEWKHLNLNYKIVAHIHEDKCIGCELCYTACWDGAHQCIHLDRTLPHPDTTRTPQSIAAEAPLRITTTPIPKLDLNGAGADGPYLTPLSRIPRVDEHECVGCNLCSLVCPVPDCITMERIHNGLPPQTWDERVAAGIVPEAAEHARLANPNA; from the coding sequence ATGCCTAACCCAACCCTCGAAACCACCTTCGCCGGCATTAAATGCCTCAATCCTTTCTGGCTCGCTTCCGCTCCACCCACCAACTGTGGCGAGCAAATCATGCGCGCCTTCGACTCTGGCTGGGGCGGCGCCGTCTGGAAGACCATCGGCGAGCCCATCACCAACGTCTCCTCGCGTTACTCCTCCATCGACTACAACGGCACCAAGATGATGGGCCTTAACAACATCGAGCTCATCAGCGACCGCCCCATCGAGGTCAACCTCCGCGAGATCGCCGAGGTCAAACGCCGCTACCCCAAGCACGTCGTCATCGCCTCGCTCATGGTCGAATCCAAACGCGAAACATGGCACGACATCGTGAAGCGCGCCGAAGGCGCCGGCGCCGACGGCCTGGAGCTCAACTTCGGCTGCCCGCACGGCATGAGCGAACGCGGCATGGGCTCCGCCGTCGGCCAGGTTCCCGAATACTGCCAGCAGATCACCGAGTGGGTGAAAGAAGCCGCGCGCACTCCCGTCATCGTCAAGCTCACGCCCAACATCTCCGACATCCGCATGCCCGCGCGCGCCGCCAAGCGCGCCGGCGCCGACGCGCTCTCCGCCATCAACACCATCAACTCGATCACCTCCATCGACCTCGACACCTTCGAGCCGCGCCCCAACGTTGACGGCAAGTCCTCGCACGGCGGCTACTGCGGCCCCGCCGTCAAACCCATCGCACTCAACATGGTTCAGCAGGTCATGAGCGATCCGGCCGCCGCGCTCCCCATGAGCGGCATCGGCGGCATCGCCACCTGGTCTGACGCCGCTGAGTTCATCCTCCTCGGCGCCGGCACCGTGCAGGTCTGCAGCGCCGCCATGCACTACGGTTATCGCATCGTCGAAGACATGGCCGACGGCCTCCTCGCCTGGATGCGCCGCAAAAACTTCGCCACACTCGACGACTTCCGCGGCCGCTCGCTTCCCAACGTCACCGAGTGGAAGCACCTCAACCTCAACTACAAAATCGTCGCGCACATCCACGAAGACAAGTGCATAGGCTGCGAGCTCTGCTACACCGCCTGCTGGGACGGCGCGCACCAGTGCATCCATCTCGACCGCACCCTGCCGCACCCAGACACCACACGCACACCGCAGTCCATCGCTGCTGAAGCGCCGCTACGCATCACCACCACACCCATCCCCAAGCTCGACCTCAACGGCGCCGGTGCAGACGGCCCATATCTCACGCCACTGTCTCGCATCCCACGCGTAGACGAACACGAGTGCGTTGGTTGCAATCTCTGCTCGCTTGTCTGTCCTGTGCCCGACTGCATCACGATGGAACGCATCCACAACGGTCTCCCGCCGCAGACTTGGGATGAACGCGTCGCCGCCGGCATCGTGCCCGAAGCTGCAGAACACGCAAGGTTGGCGAACCCAAACGCTTAG
- a CDS encoding NAD(P)-dependent oxidoreductase — protein MSEPLTFFEQSPCSPEIAARFPDLHPPFDKTAAVAEANRCLYCFDAPCTTACPTHIDVPRFIKKIASDNLEGSAKTILDSNILGESCSRACPVDVLCEGACVMHRYNKQPIQIARLQRFAMDSLTESGAGLPFTPAPDTGKSVALIGGGPASLACAAELRRHGVRAVIYDAHPLPGGLNTYGIAEYKLTPAASLREIDRIAALGVEFRLNTTVDADMLTRLESEHDAIFIGVGLGAIHRLGIAGEEMSGITNALTFIADYKRGALTQLSGHVAVVGAGNTAIDAANASVRLGADSVTMIYRRGPEQMSAFDFEYEHAKQEGVSFLWHVQPVGLKGKQHIESLHLERLETTTDGSLIPIANSAFDLRVDHVVLAIGQSTHTDTLIANSTTPAKLKLERGRILIDRATGQTSNPKYFAGGDCTNGGREVVDAVADGKRAGIAMSAWIQGRDANA, from the coding sequence TTGAGTGAGCCGTTGACCTTCTTTGAGCAGTCCCCTTGTAGTCCGGAGATTGCTGCGCGTTTTCCCGACCTGCATCCGCCCTTCGACAAAACTGCAGCCGTGGCCGAGGCCAATCGCTGCCTCTATTGTTTCGACGCGCCCTGCACCACCGCCTGTCCCACACACATCGACGTCCCGCGCTTCATCAAGAAGATCGCCAGCGACAACCTCGAAGGCTCCGCGAAGACCATTCTGGACTCCAACATCCTCGGCGAGAGCTGCTCGCGCGCCTGCCCCGTCGACGTCCTCTGCGAGGGCGCCTGCGTCATGCATCGTTACAACAAGCAGCCCATTCAGATCGCGCGGCTGCAGCGCTTCGCCATGGACTCACTCACTGAATCGGGCGCTGGCCTTCCATTCACGCCCGCACCCGACACCGGAAAGTCCGTCGCGCTCATCGGCGGCGGCCCCGCATCGCTCGCCTGTGCGGCCGAGCTCCGCCGCCATGGCGTCCGCGCCGTCATCTACGACGCGCATCCACTCCCCGGCGGTCTCAACACCTACGGCATCGCCGAGTACAAACTCACTCCCGCCGCCAGTCTCCGGGAGATCGACCGCATCGCCGCACTCGGTGTCGAGTTCCGCCTCAACACCACCGTCGACGCCGACATGCTCACGCGCCTTGAATCCGAGCACGACGCCATCTTCATCGGTGTCGGTCTCGGTGCCATCCATCGCCTCGGCATCGCCGGCGAAGAGATGTCCGGCATCACCAACGCGCTGACCTTCATCGCCGACTACAAGCGCGGCGCCCTCACGCAACTCTCCGGACACGTCGCTGTCGTCGGCGCAGGCAACACCGCCATCGACGCCGCCAACGCCTCCGTCCGCCTTGGCGCCGACTCCGTCACGATGATCTACCGCCGCGGCCCCGAACAGATGTCCGCCTTCGACTTCGAGTACGAACACGCCAAGCAGGAAGGCGTCAGCTTCCTCTGGCACGTCCAACCCGTCGGCCTCAAAGGCAAACAGCACATCGAATCCCTCCATCTCGAGCGCCTCGAAACCACCACCGACGGCTCGCTCATCCCCATCGCAAACTCCGCCTTCGACCTCCGCGTCGATCACGTCGTCCTCGCCATCGGTCAATCGACGCACACAGACACCCTGATCGCCAACAGCACCACACCCGCGAAGCTCAAGCTCGAGCGCGGCCGCATCCTTATCGACCGCGCTACAGGTCAGACATCGAACCCGAAATATTTCGCCGGCGGCGACTGCACCAACGGCGGCCGCGAAGTCGTCGACGCCGTCGCTGACGGCAAACGTGCCGGCATCGCAATGAGCGCTTGGATTCAAGGGAGAGATGCCAATGCCTAA
- a CDS encoding NCS1 family nucleobase:cation symporter-1, producing MDPGSPHRLDGRDLAPDPRLYNADLAPTEPIRRTWSTYNYIALWFSMSMEVTTYMLASSLIAGGMNWKQAVLTILLGNLIVLVPMLLNAHAGAKYGIPFPVFVRAPFGPVGANIPAILRAIVACGWFGIQSWIGGQAIDAMINVLWPQTTGKPLVLWLCFLGFWLLNMLVVWRGVESIRFLQSYSVPFMIVMSALLLGFMLHKAGGFGPMLSAPDHFATRHDFWKFFFPSLTAMVGYWATLSLNIPDFTRYSKNQEAQLVGQAIGLPVAMVLFSFLGIAVTSASAVVFGKPIWNPVELLGRFHQPLLAFLGLIALLVATLNVNIGANVVGPSNDISNLAPRYISFRMGGLITGFLGILMCPWYWLSTFGNYVFGWLLGYSGLLGPVAGIMVTDYFLVRGTKLDTYSLYRRGGLYEYRNGFNPVAIFALVCGVVTALIGRFVPSLAFLYGYAWFVGFFVAGVIYYLLMVRLRSRLEHPLHQERKAAA from the coding sequence ATGGATCCAGGCTCGCCGCATCGTCTCGACGGCCGCGATCTTGCGCCTGACCCGCGCCTCTACAACGCCGATCTCGCACCCACCGAGCCCATCCGCCGCACGTGGTCGACCTACAACTACATCGCGCTCTGGTTCTCGATGTCGATGGAGGTGACGACCTACATGCTGGCGTCGTCGCTCATCGCCGGCGGCATGAACTGGAAGCAGGCGGTGCTTACGATCCTGTTGGGCAACCTCATCGTGCTCGTCCCGATGCTGCTCAACGCGCATGCAGGAGCAAAGTACGGAATTCCATTTCCAGTCTTCGTGCGTGCGCCATTCGGTCCGGTTGGCGCAAACATTCCTGCCATCCTGCGCGCCATCGTTGCGTGCGGATGGTTCGGAATTCAGTCATGGATTGGTGGGCAGGCGATTGATGCGATGATCAACGTGCTCTGGCCGCAGACCACAGGCAAGCCGCTTGTCCTTTGGCTCTGTTTTCTCGGCTTCTGGCTGCTCAACATGCTGGTGGTATGGCGCGGCGTCGAGTCCATCCGTTTCCTGCAGAGCTACTCCGTTCCATTCATGATCGTGATGTCCGCGCTTCTGCTCGGCTTCATGCTGCACAAGGCAGGCGGGTTCGGTCCCATGCTCTCCGCGCCCGATCACTTCGCCACGCGTCACGATTTCTGGAAGTTCTTCTTCCCCTCGCTTACGGCGATGGTGGGTTACTGGGCGACGTTGTCACTCAACATTCCGGACTTCACCAGGTATTCGAAGAACCAGGAGGCGCAGCTCGTTGGACAGGCGATCGGTCTGCCGGTTGCGATGGTGCTGTTCTCTTTTCTGGGCATTGCAGTCACGTCAGCATCTGCGGTTGTCTTCGGCAAACCGATCTGGAATCCGGTCGAACTGCTCGGCCGTTTCCATCAGCCGCTGCTCGCCTTTCTCGGCTTGATCGCGCTGCTCGTTGCGACGCTAAACGTCAATATCGGAGCGAACGTCGTCGGCCCTTCGAATGACATTTCGAATCTTGCGCCGCGCTACATCAGCTTCCGCATGGGCGGCCTCATTACCGGCTTCCTCGGGATACTTATGTGTCCCTGGTACTGGTTGTCTACGTTCGGCAATTACGTCTTCGGCTGGCTGCTTGGTTATTCCGGACTGCTTGGCCCTGTAGCGGGAATCATGGTCACGGACTACTTCCTTGTGCGCGGCACGAAGCTTGACACGTACTCGCTCTACCGCCGAGGCGGCCTCTACGAATACCGCAACGGCTTCAATCCCGTCGCGATCTTCGCGCTCGTCTGCGGTGTCGTCACTGCATTAATCGGCCGCTTCGTGCCAAGCCTCGCGTTCCTCTACGGTTACGCTTGGTTCGTCGGTTTCTTCGTCGCCGGCGTTATCTATTATTTGTTGATGGTCAGGCTGCGCTCACGCCTCGAACATCCACTCCACCAGGAACGAAAGGCAGCCGCATGA
- the hydA gene encoding dihydropyrimidinase, whose protein sequence is MGTLIKNGTVVNANGSQRADVLIEGEKIAQVAPNIANDSHKIVDATNLLVMPGGIDVHTHLDMPFGGTTSADDYTTGTQAAAVGGTTTVIDFALQNQQSTLQNALETWLKKSDNKACVDFSLHMAVTNLHGKNGEETLHEMEEMVKFGITSFKLFMAYPNVLMINDELMFRVMQKAAKLNGLCLIHAENGSAIDVVVAQMIAEGKTAPHFHALSRSPKAEAEATHRSIALADMAGAAVYIVHLSNEYALDDLKFMQQRGARALAETCTQYLVLSIEDQMPGKSWDEAKFVFTPPLREKRHQAPLWNALNDGSLSVVSTDHCPFRFKDQKELGRNDFTKIPNGGPGIENRLQILWHFGVNQGRITPEKFVELSCTNPAKIFGMGKQKGSITPGLDADIMLWDPNANYTITAATQCMATDYNMFEGWTVKGNAAKVFSRGELVVDNTTQPGKFLGKTGRGRFVKREANAGGLA, encoded by the coding sequence ATGGGAACCCTGATCAAGAATGGAACCGTCGTTAACGCAAACGGCTCACAACGCGCCGACGTCCTCATCGAAGGCGAGAAGATCGCGCAGGTTGCACCGAACATCGCCAACGACAGTCACAAGATCGTCGACGCAACCAACCTTCTCGTCATGCCCGGCGGCATCGACGTGCACACACACCTCGACATGCCCTTCGGCGGCACAACCTCAGCCGACGACTATACCACCGGCACGCAAGCCGCAGCCGTCGGCGGCACGACCACCGTCATCGACTTCGCGCTGCAGAACCAGCAGAGCACGTTGCAGAACGCCCTCGAAACCTGGCTCAAAAAATCCGACAACAAAGCCTGCGTCGACTTCTCGCTCCACATGGCCGTCACCAACCTGCACGGCAAGAACGGCGAAGAGACACTCCACGAGATGGAAGAGATGGTGAAGTTCGGCATCACCAGCTTCAAGCTCTTCATGGCCTACCCGAACGTGCTGATGATTAACGATGAGCTCATGTTTCGCGTCATGCAGAAGGCCGCGAAGCTCAACGGCCTCTGCCTCATCCACGCCGAAAACGGCAGCGCCATTGATGTTGTTGTGGCGCAGATGATCGCCGAAGGCAAAACCGCGCCGCACTTCCACGCACTCTCGCGCTCGCCGAAAGCCGAAGCCGAAGCCACGCATCGTTCTATCGCGCTCGCCGACATGGCCGGCGCCGCCGTCTACATCGTGCATCTCTCTAACGAGTACGCACTCGACGATCTCAAGTTCATGCAGCAGCGCGGCGCACGCGCCCTTGCCGAGACCTGCACGCAATATCTCGTTCTCTCCATCGAAGACCAGATGCCCGGCAAGAGCTGGGATGAAGCAAAGTTCGTCTTCACGCCCCCGCTGCGCGAGAAGCGCCATCAGGCGCCGCTCTGGAACGCGCTCAACGATGGCTCGCTCTCCGTCGTCTCCACGGATCACTGCCCCTTCCGCTTCAAAGACCAGAAGGAACTCGGCCGCAACGACTTCACAAAAATCCCCAACGGCGGCCCCGGCATCGAAAACCGTCTGCAGATCCTCTGGCACTTCGGCGTAAATCAAGGGCGCATCACACCGGAAAAGTTCGTCGAGCTTAGCTGCACCAACCCCGCGAAGATCTTCGGCATGGGCAAGCAGAAGGGAAGCATCACACCGGGCCTCGACGCCGACATTATGCTCTGGGACCCGAACGCCAACTACACCATCACCGCCGCAACGCAGTGCATGGCTACCGACTACAACATGTTCGAAGGCTGGACGGTGAAAGGCAACGCCGCCAAGGTCTTCTCGCGCGGCGAACTCGTCGTCGACAATACAACGCAGCCCGGCAAATTCCTCGGTAAAACCGGACGCGGCCGCTTCGTCAAGCGTGAAGCGAACGCTGGAGGGCTCGCCTGA